The Tenacibaculum sp. MAR_2010_89 genome has a window encoding:
- a CDS encoding DUF4369 domain-containing protein encodes MKKLLIVLVFTFIAIACSSKKQGNMIVKGQIKGLKKGTLYLQKMKDTVLITVDSVALLGNDAFILTDNVESPVMYYLTFNGNTNDKRLLFFGEKGEITINDNVEEFGFKPVIKGSKNQEVLDNYNKVDKRFTDQRLDFIKQDFEAKQAQDEELIKKLEADYKKMVRRRFLFTTNFAIANPDSEAAPYIALTQLFDANIKLLDTINNSLTDKVKNSPYGKRLQKFITDIKIKEQK; translated from the coding sequence ATGAAAAAACTTTTAATCGTTTTAGTATTTACATTTATTGCTATAGCATGTTCTTCTAAAAAACAAGGAAACATGATTGTTAAAGGGCAAATTAAAGGTCTTAAAAAAGGAACTTTATATCTTCAAAAAATGAAGGATACAGTATTAATCACTGTTGATTCTGTTGCCTTATTAGGTAATGATGCATTTATTTTAACAGATAATGTAGAGTCTCCTGTAATGTATTACCTTACTTTTAATGGAAACACAAATGATAAACGTTTATTATTTTTTGGAGAAAAAGGAGAAATTACAATTAACGATAACGTTGAAGAATTTGGATTTAAACCTGTAATAAAAGGATCAAAGAACCAAGAAGTATTAGATAATTACAATAAGGTTGATAAACGCTTTACTGACCAACGTTTAGATTTTATTAAACAAGATTTTGAGGCTAAACAAGCACAAGATGAAGAATTAATTAAAAAACTTGAAGCTGATTATAAAAAAATGGTTCGTCGTAGGTTTTTATTCACTACAAATTTTGCGATTGCTAACCCTGATAGTGAAGCTGCTCCATATATAGCGCTAACTCAACTATTTGACGCTAATATTAAGTTACTTGACACTATAAATAATAGCTTAACTGATAAAGTAAAGAATTCACCATATGGTAAACGTTTACAAAAGTTTATTACTGATATAAAAATCAAAGAACAGAAATAA
- a CDS encoding SPFH domain-containing protein, whose translation MNSEKIIKPANGYLLFFIVLTLFIGGIIMSIKNENPIYLISTLVGFILSFGFILVNPNSSKVILLFGKYVGTVKQNGLYWANPLYKKKAISLRASNFDSERLKVNDKLGNPVMISTILVWRVTETYKAAFDVDNYENFVRVQTDAAVRKLASMYPYDNFADEGHDEDITLRSSVNEVSDALEKEIDERLSIAGIEVLEARIGYLAYAQEIASAMLKRQQATAIVAARHKIVEGAVSMVEMALEELNKKQIVELDEERKAAMVSNLMVILCGDKEASPVLNTGTLNH comes from the coding sequence ATGAACTCAGAAAAAATCATTAAACCAGCAAATGGCTATCTATTATTTTTTATTGTACTAACACTTTTTATTGGTGGAATAATTATGTCAATCAAAAATGAAAACCCTATTTATTTAATTTCAACACTAGTAGGTTTTATTTTATCATTCGGTTTTATTTTAGTAAACCCTAATTCATCAAAAGTAATTTTGCTTTTTGGAAAATATGTAGGTACAGTTAAGCAAAATGGATTGTATTGGGCAAACCCGCTTTATAAGAAGAAAGCAATTTCTTTAAGAGCTAGTAATTTTGATAGTGAGCGATTAAAAGTTAACGACAAATTAGGAAACCCAGTAATGATTAGTACTATTTTAGTTTGGAGGGTTACTGAAACTTATAAAGCTGCTTTTGATGTAGACAACTATGAGAATTTTGTTCGTGTACAAACAGATGCCGCTGTAAGAAAGCTAGCAAGCATGTATCCTTACGATAACTTTGCAGATGAAGGTCATGATGAAGATATTACATTACGTTCAAGTGTAAATGAAGTAAGTGATGCTTTAGAAAAAGAAATAGACGAACGTTTATCTATTGCAGGAATTGAAGTACTTGAAGCTAGAATTGGTTATTTAGCTTATGCACAAGAAATTGCAAGTGCAATGTTAAAACGCCAACAAGCAACTGCAATTGTTGCAGCAAGGCATAAAATTGTTGAAGGAGCTGTAAGCATGGTAGAAATGGCCTTAGAGGAGTTAAACAAAAAGCAAATTGTTGAATTAGACGAAGAGCGTAAAGCTGCAATGGTAAGTAACTTAATGGTTATTTTGTGTGGTGATAAAGAAGCCTCTCCTGTTTTGAATACTGGTACACTAAATCATTAA
- a CDS encoding aspartyl/asparaginyl beta-hydroxylase domain-containing protein, protein MENAIEPSISKTHNDRVLLPFQFDVSKMLKEFEDLKQQHLIKYEYYDTIPLRAPAHIVDKSLPFPPPADDYADGSWTDWLDTTELKESPYLTSIVNTFKEHTKVTLVRLLRLAPGAVVKEHNDPTLALEIEKSVVRLTIPIFGNDDVTFYLNNTPVAMQPGECWYLKLNDPHKITNYGKTERVNLTIDMIPNNWLRNIIKKAN, encoded by the coding sequence ATGGAAAACGCAATTGAACCTTCTATATCAAAAACACATAATGATCGTGTATTGCTCCCTTTTCAGTTTGATGTAAGCAAAATGCTGAAAGAATTTGAAGATTTAAAACAGCAGCATTTAATTAAGTATGAATATTATGATACAATTCCTTTAAGAGCCCCAGCGCATATTGTAGACAAATCATTACCATTCCCCCCTCCAGCCGATGATTACGCTGATGGTTCTTGGACAGATTGGCTCGACACTACTGAGCTTAAAGAATCTCCTTATTTAACTAGTATTGTAAATACTTTTAAGGAACACACAAAAGTAACACTCGTTAGGTTACTTCGCTTAGCTCCTGGTGCTGTAGTTAAAGAACATAACGATCCAACATTAGCTCTTGAAATAGAAAAATCTGTAGTACGCCTTACCATACCTATTTTTGGTAATGATGATGTTACCTTTTATTTAAATAATACTCCTGTAGCAATGCAACCGGGTGAATGTTGGTATTTAAAACTAAATGATCCTCATAAAATAACCAACTACGGAAAAACTGAACGTGTAAATTTAACTATTGATATGATTCCTAATAACTGGTTAAGGAACATCATAAAAAAAGCAAATTAA
- a CDS encoding DUF819 domain-containing protein, whose protein sequence is MEAPLFTNDAIVFGILMVSLGFVFYTESKKSGFWSKFYKIVPGVLMCYLIPSIFNSMGWISAEKTQTYFIASRYLLPASLVLMTLSIDLKAIFNLGPKALIMFFTGTIGIIIGGPMAILLVSIVSPETVGGVGFDAVWRGLSTLAGSWIGGGANQAAMLEIYQYNQASYGKMVLVDIVVGNIWMAILLIGIGKNNKINKWLKADTTAIEELKDKVSSFTSNITRVPSLADLVIILALAFGAVGLAHFGADNISSYLVNNFESVADKTSSLSSFSSKFFWMVTIATIIGILLSFTKAKNYEGAGASKIGSIFIYILVATIGMKMDLTSILDNPGLLVVGVVWMSIHAGLLILVAKLIKAPYFFLAVGSQANVGAAASAPVVAAAFHPSLATVGVLLAVFGYVVGTYGAMLCTILMEIASKA, encoded by the coding sequence ATGGAAGCACCTCTTTTTACTAATGATGCAATTGTATTCGGAATTCTAATGGTTTCATTAGGGTTTGTCTTTTATACAGAATCTAAAAAATCAGGATTTTGGTCTAAATTTTATAAAATAGTACCAGGCGTTTTAATGTGTTATTTAATCCCTTCTATTTTTAATTCTATGGGGTGGATTTCAGCAGAAAAAACGCAAACTTATTTTATTGCTAGTAGGTATTTACTTCCAGCTTCATTAGTTTTAATGACTTTAAGTATCGATTTAAAAGCTATTTTTAACTTAGGTCCTAAAGCTTTAATTATGTTTTTTACAGGAACCATTGGAATTATAATCGGTGGGCCTATGGCTATTTTATTAGTTTCCATTGTTTCTCCAGAAACTGTTGGAGGTGTTGGCTTTGATGCTGTTTGGAGAGGTCTTTCTACACTTGCTGGTAGTTGGATTGGTGGTGGAGCAAACCAAGCTGCTATGTTAGAAATATACCAATATAATCAAGCTAGTTATGGAAAAATGGTATTGGTTGATATTGTTGTTGGAAATATTTGGATGGCTATTTTATTAATTGGAATTGGTAAAAACAATAAAATAAATAAATGGTTAAAAGCAGATACCACAGCTATTGAAGAGTTAAAAGATAAAGTATCATCTTTTACTTCAAATATAACTAGAGTTCCTTCTTTAGCTGATTTAGTTATTATTTTAGCTTTAGCATTTGGTGCAGTTGGTCTTGCTCATTTTGGTGCAGATAATATATCTAGTTATTTAGTCAATAATTTTGAATCAGTAGCTGATAAAACTTCCTCTTTATCCTCTTTTTCTTCTAAATTCTTTTGGATGGTTACAATTGCTACTATCATTGGTATTCTTTTATCTTTTACCAAAGCTAAAAATTATGAAGGAGCTGGTGCTAGTAAAATAGGAAGCATTTTTATTTATATTTTAGTTGCTACTATTGGTATGAAAATGGATTTAACCAGTATTTTAGATAATCCAGGATTACTTGTGGTAGGTGTCGTTTGGATGTCTATCCATGCAGGTTTATTGATATTAGTAGCTAAATTAATAAAAGCGCCTTATTTCTTTTTAGCTGTAGGAAGTCAAGCCAACGTTGGTGCTGCAGCCAGCGCTCCTGTAGTTGCTGCTGCTTTTCATCCATCATTAGCAACAGTTGGAGTTTTACTTGCTGTTTTTGGGTATGTAGTTGGAACCTACGGAGCCATGTTATGTACAATTTTAATGGAAATAGCCTCGAAAGCTTAG
- a CDS encoding DUF2490 domain-containing protein, whose protein sequence is MKKIYLTLIVAIVSLKIVAQKNPAKELGAWYMYNGSHKLSEKFSLKTMAHFRFFEIGDDMQQFISRFGVNYKINKNLSATLGHSYLNTDNTFGIDGGSFNEHRIYEDFNVKHKVSKLGFAHRLRFEQRFFNSITGHFVRYQLGLDYPISKKWSTYLFNEIFFDFDGQAYNQNWLGTGFSYKLSSSIKLKAGYMNIMVNDTHLDRIQLGIIINTNHQKKK, encoded by the coding sequence ATGAAGAAAATTTATTTAACCCTTATAGTAGCTATCGTTTCATTAAAAATAGTAGCTCAAAAAAATCCTGCAAAAGAACTAGGTGCATGGTACATGTATAATGGATCTCATAAATTATCTGAAAAATTCAGTTTAAAAACAATGGCTCATTTTCGTTTCTTTGAAATTGGAGATGATATGCAACAGTTTATTAGTCGTTTTGGGGTTAATTATAAAATCAACAAAAACTTAAGCGCAACACTTGGTCATTCTTATTTAAATACAGATAACACATTTGGTATTGATGGTGGCTCTTTTAATGAACACAGAATTTATGAGGACTTTAATGTAAAACATAAAGTTTCTAAACTAGGTTTTGCTCACCGATTGAGGTTTGAGCAACGCTTTTTCAATTCAATTACAGGACATTTTGTACGTTATCAATTAGGTTTAGACTACCCTATATCTAAAAAATGGTCAACATATTTATTTAATGAAATTTTCTTTGATTTTGATGGGCAAGCATATAATCAAAACTGGCTAGGAACTGGTTTTTCTTATAAACTATCAAGTTCTATTAAATTGAAAGCTGGATATATGAATATTATGGTTAATGATACACATCTTGATAGAATTCAATTAGGTATTATCATTAACACAAATCATCAAAAAAAGAAATAA
- a CDS encoding thioredoxin family protein, which produces MKTFKTILVLTVAAVVSAFTINDNGGYKVGDVASDFKLKNIDDTMVSLANYKKAKGFIVVFTCNKCPYSVANEDRLIALDKKYKEKGYSVIAINPNDPAVSSGDDFESMKVRAKEKGFTFPYLFDEGQKVYPMYGATKTPHVYILSKNKSKLIVEYIGAIDDSSRSESNVSERFVENAVDALLKGNKPTKTDTRAIGCSIKYKRS; this is translated from the coding sequence ATGAAAACTTTTAAAACAATACTAGTGTTAACTGTTGCTGCTGTAGTTTCTGCATTTACAATTAATGATAACGGAGGTTATAAAGTAGGAGATGTAGCTTCTGATTTTAAATTGAAAAATATCGATGACACCATGGTTTCTTTAGCGAACTATAAAAAGGCTAAAGGTTTTATTGTTGTTTTTACGTGTAACAAATGTCCATATTCTGTAGCAAATGAAGACCGTCTTATAGCTTTAGATAAAAAATATAAAGAGAAAGGATATTCAGTAATCGCAATAAATCCAAATGATCCAGCTGTTTCTTCAGGAGATGATTTTGAATCTATGAAAGTTAGAGCTAAAGAAAAAGGGTTTACGTTTCCGTATTTATTTGATGAAGGCCAAAAAGTATATCCAATGTATGGAGCAACTAAAACACCTCATGTTTATATTTTAAGTAAAAACAAAAGCAAACTAATTGTTGAGTATATTGGAGCTATTGATGATAGTTCTCGTAGCGAAAGTAATGTTTCTGAACGTTTTGTAGAGAATGCAGTTGATGCTTTATTAAAAGGTAATAAACCTACCAAAACGGATACACGTGCAATTGGATGTTCTATTAAATATAAGAGAAGTTAA
- a CDS encoding Crp/Fnr family transcriptional regulator produces MSKCEQCIVRQFNSLKALTKDELVRVSGCKTSKLVKKGEVLFEEGEHINGVFCIKDGVCKVSKMSDNGRDQIVHLIKKGDLLGERSLINNETSNLKAIAVNDMEVCFIPKEEIIKDLEKNQNFTMEILKNMALSLKNADNVIVDMAQKTVKQRLAATLLYLDERFLKNSEGAIDVNFSREDIANIIGTATESAIRLLSEFKKNKLISLKGKNITILNPRGLKDISEGF; encoded by the coding sequence ATGAGTAAATGTGAGCAATGTATTGTTCGTCAATTTAATTCTTTAAAGGCATTAACAAAAGATGAATTAGTAAGGGTTTCTGGATGTAAAACTTCAAAATTAGTAAAAAAAGGAGAAGTTTTATTTGAAGAAGGTGAACATATAAATGGTGTGTTTTGTATAAAAGATGGTGTTTGTAAGGTTTCTAAAATGAGTGATAATGGACGTGATCAAATAGTTCATTTGATTAAAAAAGGAGATTTACTTGGGGAACGAAGTTTGATAAATAATGAAACCTCAAATTTAAAGGCAATAGCAGTTAATGATATGGAGGTTTGTTTTATTCCTAAAGAAGAAATCATAAAAGATTTAGAGAAAAATCAAAACTTTACCATGGAGATTTTAAAGAACATGGCTTTATCATTAAAAAATGCGGATAATGTTATTGTAGACATGGCACAAAAAACGGTGAAGCAACGTTTAGCAGCAACTTTATTATATTTAGACGAAAGGTTTTTAAAAAATAGTGAAGGAGCTATTGATGTTAATTTTTCAAGGGAAGATATAGCCAATATTATTGGAACAGCTACTGAATCAGCCATTCGATTACTTTCTGAATTTAAAAAGAACAAATTAATTAGTTTGAAAGGTAAAAACATTACTATTTTAAATCCAAGAGGATTAAAGGATATTTCTGAAGGATTTTAA
- a CDS encoding Arc family DNA binding domain-containing protein: MAKKKAFALRINEDMLKAVEKWAADEFRSTNGQIEWMLMQVLKEAKREPKKKEE; this comes from the coding sequence ATGGCAAAAAAGAAAGCATTTGCATTACGCATAAATGAAGATATGCTAAAGGCAGTTGAAAAATGGGCTGCTGATGAATTTCGATCTACCAACGGGCAGATTGAATGGATGCTTATGCAAGTTTTAAAAGAAGCGAAACGGGAACCAAAGAAAAAAGAAGAGTAA
- a CDS encoding S1/P1 nuclease — protein MTKRFLLLVFSFLMSFTGFSNDDIWGPTGHRATGKIAENHLTNRAKRKIDKLLEGESLAFVSTYADEIKSDRNYREFYSWHYVNMPLDGKYETSEKNPKGDLITGINRCVKVLKDKNSTVKDKRFHLKMLVHLMGDLHQPMHIGQKEDKGGNTIQVQWHGRGSNLHRVWDESILSKWNMSYVELADNAKRLSKQQVKVIQKGNVVDWMYDTHKLTKEVYASAKVGENLRYRYSYVYFPIVREQLQKGGLRLAKLLNDIFC, from the coding sequence ATGACTAAACGTTTCTTATTACTAGTATTCAGTTTTTTAATGTCTTTTACGGGGTTTTCGAATGATGATATTTGGGGGCCAACCGGACATAGAGCTACTGGAAAAATTGCTGAAAATCATTTAACAAATAGAGCAAAAAGAAAGATAGATAAATTATTAGAGGGGGAAAGCTTAGCTTTTGTATCAACTTATGCTGATGAAATAAAATCTGATAGAAATTATAGAGAATTTTATTCTTGGCATTATGTGAATATGCCTTTAGATGGAAAATATGAAACTTCTGAAAAAAACCCGAAAGGAGATTTAATTACTGGGATTAATCGTTGTGTGAAGGTTTTAAAAGATAAAAATAGTACAGTAAAAGATAAGCGTTTTCATTTAAAAATGTTAGTGCACTTGATGGGAGATTTACATCAGCCTATGCATATAGGTCAAAAAGAAGATAAGGGAGGAAATACTATTCAGGTTCAATGGCATGGGAGAGGATCAAACTTACATAGGGTTTGGGATGAAAGTATACTTAGCAAATGGAATATGAGCTATGTTGAATTAGCTGATAATGCAAAAAGATTGTCTAAACAACAAGTTAAGGTAATTCAAAAAGGAAATGTAGTTGATTGGATGTATGATACTCATAAGTTAACAAAAGAAGTGTATGCCTCTGCTAAAGTAGGAGAGAATTTGCGTTATAGATACTCGTATGTTTATTTTCCTATTGTAAGAGAACAATTACAAAAAGGAGGTTTGCGTTTGGCAAAACTTTTAAACGATATTTTTTGTTAA
- a CDS encoding alpha/beta hydrolase — protein sequence MIRFIFYITFYLITIVFSFAQVKSENIIIKNDSIELPGTLTYTSKKTPLIIWVHGSGNIDRNGNQGKIIKANYIQKFRKAINVNDIAFFSYDKRTATPKNYKFLKKVVFEDLVTDAKKVIDHFKNDQRFSEIILIGHSQGSLIGMLASKNIDKYISIAGSAHTIDKTIIKQVNKQNKQLGKITKNHFEELLNTGGIKQVNPLLISIFAKQNLPFISSWTTYNPVEEIKKLTIPTLIINGNKDLQVQVEEAELLHKANSKTTIDIIDKMNHVLIELEKDSDNLKSYYTSEYMISDELIVSILNFIKK from the coding sequence ATGATACGCTTTATCTTTTACATTACATTTTACTTAATTACTATTGTATTTTCTTTTGCTCAAGTAAAATCAGAAAATATCATCATAAAAAATGATTCTATTGAACTACCTGGTACTTTAACCTATACATCAAAAAAAACACCTTTAATCATATGGGTTCATGGCTCAGGAAATATAGACAGAAATGGAAATCAAGGAAAGATTATAAAAGCTAATTATATTCAAAAGTTTAGAAAAGCAATTAACGTAAATGACATTGCCTTCTTTAGTTATGACAAAAGAACCGCTACCCCAAAAAACTACAAGTTTTTAAAGAAAGTAGTTTTTGAAGATTTAGTAACAGATGCTAAAAAAGTAATTGATCATTTTAAAAATGACCAAAGATTTTCAGAAATTATTCTAATTGGACATAGCCAAGGCTCACTGATTGGAATGTTGGCCTCAAAAAACATAGACAAATATATTTCAATAGCAGGAAGTGCACATACAATTGATAAAACTATTATTAAACAAGTAAATAAACAAAACAAACAATTAGGAAAAATCACAAAAAATCATTTTGAAGAATTATTGAATACAGGAGGCATTAAACAAGTAAATCCTTTATTAATTTCTATTTTTGCAAAACAAAATTTACCTTTTATTTCAAGTTGGACTACATACAATCCAGTAGAAGAAATTAAAAAATTAACGATTCCCACTTTAATCATTAATGGAAACAAAGATTTACAAGTGCAAGTTGAAGAGGCTGAACTTTTGCATAAAGCCAATTCAAAAACAACTATAGATATTATTGATAAAATGAATCATGTTTTAATAGAACTAGAAAAAGATTCTGATAACTTAAAATCGTATTATACTTCTGAATATATGATTTCCGACGAGTTAATAGTCTCTATTTTAAATTTTATAAAGAAATAG
- a CDS encoding DUF4177 domain-containing protein, with translation MKEYKIINRKFSWSNGRQKFEEEINNYAKQGWRVINVYPLNNGGNIEALLEKDKNR, from the coding sequence ATGAAAGAATATAAAATTATAAATAGAAAGTTTAGTTGGAGTAATGGACGACAAAAATTTGAAGAAGAAATTAACAATTATGCAAAACAAGGGTGGAGAGTTATTAACGTGTATCCGTTAAATAACGGTGGTAATATAGAAGCTCTATTAGAAAAAGATAAAAACAGATAA
- a CDS encoding DUF4177 domain-containing protein produces the protein MKEYKVVNWKMGFSGNNQKLEDTLNQYAREGWVLKHIAENSVRIILERDKNR, from the coding sequence ATGAAAGAATATAAAGTAGTTAATTGGAAAATGGGTTTTTCTGGTAATAATCAAAAACTAGAGGACACTTTAAATCAATATGCCAGAGAAGGATGGGTTTTAAAGCATATTGCTGAAAACTCAGTAAGAATTATTTTAGAACGAGATAAAAACAGGTAA
- a CDS encoding TlpA family protein disulfide reductase, with protein sequence MNRVCLLLLMVLAGVSCKKSNEDKKEKEVIIKVSTLNYDQLTPLLHKNDGKIYVINFWATWCVPCVKELPAFEKLSANYKDKNVEVVLVSLDFSKQIESNLIPFIKEKKLKSKVVHFEDRNEQFWIKDIAENWTGSIPATLIYNGKKRKFYEKSFDYEELQSELQTFLN encoded by the coding sequence ATGAATAGAGTTTGTTTGTTGTTACTTATGGTATTAGCAGGAGTTTCGTGCAAAAAAAGTAATGAAGATAAAAAAGAAAAAGAAGTTATAATCAAGGTTTCAACACTAAATTATGACCAGCTGACACCTTTATTACATAAAAATGATGGAAAAATTTATGTAATAAATTTTTGGGCTACTTGGTGTGTACCTTGTGTAAAAGAATTACCAGCTTTTGAAAAATTAAGTGCTAATTATAAAGATAAAAATGTAGAAGTTGTTTTGGTAAGTTTAGATTTTTCAAAACAAATAGAAAGTAATTTAATTCCATTTATAAAAGAGAAAAAGTTAAAATCTAAAGTAGTTCATTTTGAAGATAGGAATGAACAATTTTGGATTAAAGATATTGCTGAAAACTGGACAGGTTCTATACCAGCTACTTTAATTTATAATGGAAAGAAAAGGAAGTTCTATGAAAAATCATTTGACTATGAAGAGTTACAAAGTGAATTACAAACTTTTTTAAACTAA